From Sinorhizobium sp. B11:
CTTGACGCCGGATCCCGGCATCAAGCACGTGCTGCACGGGTGGAGCGACATCCCCGGCGAAAAAGCCAGGATTAGCCTCGTCGTCGGTGACGCCTATATCCGCAATGTGACGACGGATATCCGTTTCAGCTATGGGTTGGGCGGATCACAGCTGGACGGCAATTCAATCTTCATCTTCGAAATCGCCGGCCTCTGTATCGGCCACCTCGGCCATCTGCATTACGAACTGACCGATACTCACTATACGGAAATCGGCCGGCTCGACGTGGTCATGGTGCCGGTCGATGGTGGTCTGACCATGGGAGCCGATAGCATGAGCCGCGTCATCAAGCGGCTGCGCTCGTCGCTGATCCTGCCGATGCATCGTCGCGGCCCGCCGGTCAATGCCTTCATCTCGATGTTCGGCACGGGATTCGACGTCAATTACGCGCCCGACAACATCATTACAGTTTCGCTGCGCACGCTGCCGAAAAAGCCCCTGATCTACGTGATGAAGGACGTGCAGTAAAAAGGCCCGGAGCGTTCTCGGGCCTTCCCCCTGTCTCACGCAAATTGCAGATGCCGCTTGATGCCGACGTCAGGCATCTTCTCCTCGTCGAAATTGGCCTTGGCAATTTCCCAGCCGAATTTCAGCTTGCTGCCAGTCGAAACCCAGATCTCGGCATCATCGACATGCATGGACAGCATCGTCAGCTTCGGATCCTTCTTGCCCCCTTCATACCAGGCGGCCACGACGGAGTTCCAGAATTCCTCGATTTTCGCAGGATCGGGACGCACGTCGATAACACCCGACAGGCAGGCATGATAATCGTGGTTCTTGCCGATGACGCAGAAATGCGCGCGGCTGCCCGGTTTGATCATCCGCACCAGTTCGGCATCCGTCTTGGTATAAAACCAGATCGTATTGGTGGTCGGATCAACGTTGGGTGCCATCGGCTGCATGTGCATGTCGACGCCTGAAAGGCCGAGCATGCCGGCGTGGATGTCGTTGATCTGATCCCAGAGCTGACGTGCCGGTTGTTCACGGGCTTCGCTGAAGCTTGCCATAGCCGTTCCTTTCCTGCTGGCGTTGTCGGTTGAAAACGTCATCTCCCCGGCTTTGTTCCGGCGCGAGCCGCACCGGCTTCGCCGGAGTGAAAGACTGCTTTTTCCTTGAATATCGCCCTTTCCGATCTTATAACGCGGCCCATTCCGAACAATGAGACGTGAACAGGGGTGCCATGGCTGGCCATTCACAGTTTAAAAACATCATGCACCGCAAGGGCCGTCAGGATTCCGTGCGGTCGAAAATGTTCTCCAAGCTCGCGCGCGAAATCACCGTTGCCGCCAAGGCCGGCCTGCCCGACCCGACAATGAACGCCCGCCTGCGCCTGGCGATCCAGAACGCCAAGGCCCAGTCGATGCCGAAGGACAATATTGATCGCGCCATCAAGAAGGCATCCGGCGCCGATACCGAGAACTATGACGAAGTCCGTTATGAGGGCTACGGCCCGGGCGGCACGGCGATCATCGTCGAGGCACTGACCGACAACCGCAACCGCACCGCCTCCAACGTTCGCTCGGTCTTCACCAAGGCCGGCGGCGCACTCGGCGAAACCGGGTCGGTTTCCTTCTCCTTCGATCATGTCGGCGAGATCACTTACAAGCTGTCCGCCGGCGATGCCGACAAGGTGATGGAAGCCGCAATCGAAGCCGGCGCCGACGATGTCGAGACGGACGAGGACGGCCATTACATCACGACCGGCTTCGAAGCCCTCGGCGAAGTCGCCAAGGCGCTCGAAGCCTCGCTCGGTGAAGCCGAGACTGTAAAGGCCATCTGGCGCGCCCAGAACAATGTGCCGGTCGATGAAGAAAGGGCCCAGTCACTGCTGAAGCTCATTGACTCGCTGGAAGATGACGATGACGTGCAGAATGTCTACTCGAACTTCGAAGTCTCGGAAGAAGTTCTGGCCAAGCTCTCAGCTTAAAGCCATCCACGATATGGAATCGAAAAACCCGGCCATTCCGCCGGGTTTTTGTTTGCAAGGATGCCCTGGCGCCTAGGCTGCGGCCCGCATGAAATTGCCGAGCCCGGCAAAGAGCTCCACCGATTTCAAACGCGCCTCGACATCATGGATCGGCATGGAGATGATGACCTCATCTGCTTGCGTTTCCTTGAGGAATTCATTGAGCTGGGCCTCTGCCGTGGCTGGCGAGCCGACGACGGCGTAGCGCAATGTGTGTTCTACATTCATCTTTTCCATCGGCGACCAGAAGGCGTCCATGTCTTTGACCGGCCGCGGGAAAGGACCACGCACATTGCGCCTGAGATTGACGAATTGCTGCTGCGCAGAGGTGAAGTGGTACCGCGCTTCCTCGTCCGTCTCGGAAACAGCGCCCATGACGCCGACCATCACATAGGGCTTGTCGAGTTCCGACGAGGGCTGGAACCGGTCGCGATAGATCGCGATGGCATCAAGAAGCATGTCAGGCGCAAAATGCGAAGCAAAGGCGAAAGGGAGGCCTAGCATGGCCGCGAGCTGGGCGCTGTAGAGGCTGGAGCCGAGCAGCCAGATCGGGATGTGTGAATCGTTGCCAGGCACGGCAAGGATCGCCTGGTTTTCGATCGGTGTACCGAGAAGCTGCTGTAGCTCCACGACATCGTTGGGAAAACTGTTTGCACCGGCGTCGAGGTTGCGCCGCAGCGCCTGCGCCGTGCGCATGTCCGTTCCCGGCGCGCGGCCGAGGCCGAGATCAACGCGGCCGGGAAACAAGGCTTCCAGCGTACCGAACTGTTCGGCAATGACGAGCGGCGCATGGTTCGGCAGCATGACGCCGCCTGAACCGATGCGGATGGTCTTCGTCACAGCACCGATCTGCCCGAGAATGACCGAGGTTGCAGCACTCGCGACGCCGGGCATGCCGTGATGTTCGGCCATCCAGAAACGCGTATAGCCGAAGTCCTCCGCCTTCTGTGCCATGCGCTTCGACGCCGCAAAGGATTGGCCGATGGTCGTGCCGTCTGCCACGGGGGAAAGATCGAGAATGGAAAAGGGAACCATGGAAACCTGCCGCGCAAAGATGGGGTGCGGTCTATGTAGGTTCGCCGTGGCTCTATTCCAAATCGCA
This genomic window contains:
- a CDS encoding MBL fold metallo-hydrolase, with the protein product MKPRCLVLAIACLAIFTVPNLAAAQQDRGPVSQCQAIAQNIPEATFASFSGVAPVIHAVTEGEDVKFTYLGHSTFEIETPGGIVIATDYNGWYRPAVTPDVVTMNKAHSTHFTLTPDPGIKHVLHGWSDIPGEKARISLVVGDAYIRNVTTDIRFSYGLGGSQLDGNSIFIFEIAGLCIGHLGHLHYELTDTHYTEIGRLDVVMVPVDGGLTMGADSMSRVIKRLRSSLILPMHRRGPPVNAFISMFGTGFDVNYAPDNIITVSLRTLPKKPLIYVMKDVQ
- a CDS encoding pyridoxamine 5'-phosphate oxidase family protein, with translation MASFSEAREQPARQLWDQINDIHAGMLGLSGVDMHMQPMAPNVDPTTNTIWFYTKTDAELVRMIKPGSRAHFCVIGKNHDYHACLSGVIDVRPDPAKIEEFWNSVVAAWYEGGKKDPKLTMLSMHVDDAEIWVSTGSKLKFGWEIAKANFDEEKMPDVGIKRHLQFA
- a CDS encoding YebC/PmpR family DNA-binding transcriptional regulator is translated as MAGHSQFKNIMHRKGRQDSVRSKMFSKLAREITVAAKAGLPDPTMNARLRLAIQNAKAQSMPKDNIDRAIKKASGADTENYDEVRYEGYGPGGTAIIVEALTDNRNRTASNVRSVFTKAGGALGETGSVSFSFDHVGEITYKLSAGDADKVMEAAIEAGADDVETDEDGHYITTGFEALGEVAKALEASLGEAETVKAIWRAQNNVPVDEERAQSLLKLIDSLEDDDDVQNVYSNFEVSEEVLAKLSA
- a CDS encoding LLM class flavin-dependent oxidoreductase is translated as MVPFSILDLSPVADGTTIGQSFAASKRMAQKAEDFGYTRFWMAEHHGMPGVASAATSVILGQIGAVTKTIRIGSGGVMLPNHAPLVIAEQFGTLEALFPGRVDLGLGRAPGTDMRTAQALRRNLDAGANSFPNDVVELQQLLGTPIENQAILAVPGNDSHIPIWLLGSSLYSAQLAAMLGLPFAFASHFAPDMLLDAIAIYRDRFQPSSELDKPYVMVGVMGAVSETDEEARYHFTSAQQQFVNLRRNVRGPFPRPVKDMDAFWSPMEKMNVEHTLRYAVVGSPATAEAQLNEFLKETQADEVIISMPIHDVEARLKSVELFAGLGNFMRAAA